AATTTTTATCATCATATTTAGTTTTACTGGAAGTAACTGTGATACTATAAATATAGTCATTTTTCAATCCATAAGATGTATATTCTCCTTTTTTATTTTCTACTGAAATTTGATAGGCATCTTTGAGTAAATCACTGTAATATGATTTAATCTCTTCCTTAGATTCTTTACTTAAAAAAGAAATAGTAACACTATCTTCTTCTCCTTCAATTACTTCATTAACTACAACATCATTATATAAGGGAAAAATATGATCAGGATAAGATATCGGTATTTCGTTGTTTTTATAAGTTTTATTGTTATTACCAATTGGAAAATAACCATTGCTGTAGAATAACAGACCACCAATTACTATTACCAGTAAAATAATAAATATAAGATACTTACTCATATGGTCACCTTCTCTTAATATTTTTTAATAATACAAAAACTATTCCCCAACTTACCAGCCCCGGAATTATACCCATAGCCGGATTAATTATAGTAATATTTCCTAAAATAAAAGTTGTTGACGTATTTAACCAGGTATGGAGCAAGATTGTTACAAGAACACTTTTTGTATTATTATAAAACCAGGTTATTATAAAAGTTTGTGCAATAATTGACATTGTAAACCCAGCCAATGAAAAAATAGTAGGAATTATTCCAATACCAGAATATAAAAATATTACATAAGGATAGTGCCATACTGCCCAAATAATACCTAAAATCCAGCTAGCTTTTTCAGCATCATAAATTTTTTCAAGTGCTGGAAGAACAAAACCTCTCCAACCAGGTTCTTCAAGACCACTGGTTAATAATTCATAAATAAAATATACTATCACTAAATTAAAAGGAATATTGCTATTAAAAAAATTATTTAAAGGAATACCAATTAACATTCCAATTAGTACTACAATTATATTAATAAAAATGGGTAATAATAATACATATAAATACCATTTTATTTCAATTTTCCAATTAGTTATTCTTTGCCAGAATTCTTTTATATTTAATTTTTTATAATATATTGTAATAATTGCTGCTGCAAGTGGCCCATAAACTCCCAATCTAAATAATAAAAATGCCAATACTTCTTTAAGATCTTCAAATTCAAAATTAATTATTTCAATAAAAGATAAATCTTTATATCCTAACGAAATAGCACTTATCCATAAGATCCAGGTAAATCCATAAGCTAATAAAGTATAAAAAATAATATTGTTTTTTATTTTTATTTGTCTATCCATATTTTCTCCTTTCTTTATTTTCTTTTCTTAAATGATTTATAAGTTAATAAAATTAAACCTATTATATTAGCTATAGAAAAAAACATTGTAGCAGTTGTCCCCCATTTAAGAATAAACTCATTAACCAATAGGCCGAGAGTGCCAATAAATATAAGCAAAAATATATAAATTCCCATATTTTTATTCATTAAAAATAATCTCCTTCCAAATAATTATTCATTATACTTTATAATTCTGCTTTCAGTTGATTTTTTCCTTTATAATTAGCTAATAAATAAAAAAAAACCAGAGCAAATTTGATATTTGCTCTGGTTTTATTCTAATTTTATTATTGATATATTTTATTTTTTCGCCAAAGATCCCATAGGATCCCAGGGATCTAAAACAACTGCTTCTTTTTTATAATCAGTTAATAATTCATCCGATAGATATTTTTTATTGATCACTACTTCGTAATTATATTCTTCAAACCATTTGTCACTCATTACAAAAAAGCCATCTTCTCCTACATCTTTTCCCCAACTATTTTGTACTTTCCACTTGTCAATATCATCATTTTCATAAAGATTTACTCCAGTAAAGACCATAGCATGAGTTAAAACACTTTCGCGATATTCCAGTCTTTCTCCTTTATCTAGAGAAAACTCAGTATCCAAAACCTTTTCAAAATTATAAAGATCAGTATCCATTATCCCCAGATCTCTATCAGACATTTGTCCAACATCACAACCAAACCAGACTGGTTCGCCATCCTTTAATTGTTTTACTGAAAGTTCTTTTAATTTGTCTATTTTAAGATTTAAATAATGTATTTTTTGACCATCAATTACATTTCCTAAAAACTCTACTGTATATGTTTGGTGGAAAGGTTTATCTTTTGTAGGTGCGTTGATAATACTTACATAATCTTTCATTTTAAAATCAGAATATTTCTCATAAAATTCTTGAGGTGTCAAATTTTCATCTCGATAAAAATTATCATCTTTATCTCTGTATTCAAAATCAAATTCTGTTGGCGGTTCTCCCAAAAAATAACATAGAATAGAATATATTTCATTTATCATATCTTCTTTTTTATTATGAAGTTCATTTAAACTGACACCATTATTATTTAACTTTCTCAAAATTTTAGCATTATC
The window above is part of the Halanaerobiales bacterium genome. Proteins encoded here:
- a CDS encoding C1 family peptidase, whose translation is MTKKEITREKIKRYSENFNKDKTKEVIADAVINNGLKDVAKNYESIQNMHYDFSEEIEVGKVTNQQKSGRCWIFAALNNIRYSISDKLNIKDHDFELSQAYSMFWDKLEKANYFLENILETRDMKLDSRKVMWLLQNPTNDGGQWDMFTGIIQKYGILPKYAMPESHSSSNSRTLNKILNLKLRDNAKILRKLNNNGVSLNELHNKKEDMINEIYSILCYFLGEPPTEFDFEYRDKDDNFYRDENLTPQEFYEKYSDFKMKDYVSIINAPTKDKPFHQTYTVEFLGNVIDGQKIHYLNLKIDKLKELSVKQLKDGEPVWFGCDVGQMSDRDLGIMDTDLYNFEKVLDTEFSLDKGERLEYRESVLTHAMVFTGVNLYENDDIDKWKVQNSWGKDVGEDGFFVMSDKWFEEYNYEVVINKKYLSDELLTDYKKEAVVLDPWDPMGSLAKK
- a CDS encoding CPBP family intramembrane glutamic endopeptidase, which translates into the protein MDRQIKIKNNIIFYTLLAYGFTWILWISAISLGYKDLSFIEIINFEFEDLKEVLAFLLFRLGVYGPLAAAIITIYYKKLNIKEFWQRITNWKIEIKWYLYVLLLPIFINIIVVLIGMLIGIPLNNFFNSNIPFNLVIVYFIYELLTSGLEEPGWRGFVLPALEKIYDAEKASWILGIIWAVWHYPYVIFLYSGIGIIPTIFSLAGFTMSIIAQTFIITWFYNNTKSVLVTILLHTWLNTSTTFILGNITIINPAMGIIPGLVSWGIVFVLLKNIKRR